A region of Plectropomus leopardus isolate mb chromosome 16, YSFRI_Pleo_2.0, whole genome shotgun sequence DNA encodes the following proteins:
- the rab10 gene encoding ras-related protein Rab-10, with protein sequence MAKKTYDLLFKLLLIGDSGVGKTCVLFRFSDDAFNTTFISTIGIDFKIKTVELQGKKIKLQIWDTAGQERFHTITTSYYRGAMGIMLVYDITNAKSFENISKWLRNIDEHANEDVERMLLGNKCDMEDKRVVPKAKGEQIAREHGIRFFETSAKANINIEKAFLTLAEDILRKTPVKEPNSENVDISSGGGVTGWKSKCCS encoded by the exons ATGGCGAAGAAGACGTACGACTTGCTGTTCAAGCTGCTTCTGATCGGAGACTCGGGCGTGGGGAAGACCTGTGTGCTGTTCCGCTTCTCTGACGACGCCTTCAACACAACCTTCATCTCCACCATAG GAATAGACTTCAAGATCAAAACTGTTGAATTACAAGGAAAGAAGATCAAACTACAGATCTG gGACACAGCGGGACAGGAACGGTTCCACACCATCACCACCTCCTACTACAGAGGAGCCATGGGCATCATGCTGGTCTACGACATCACCAATGCCAAGAGCtttgaaaacatcagcaaatgGCTGCGTAACATTGACGAG caTGCGAATGAGGACGTTGAGAGGATGCTGCTAGGCAACAAGTGTGACATGGAGGACAAGAGGGTCGTACCAAAAGCCAAGGGGGAGCAG ATTGCGAGGGAGCATGGCATTAGGTTTTTTGAGACGAGTGCTAAGGCCAACATCAACATCGAGAAGGCTTTCCTCACATTAGCAGAAGACATCCTcagaaag ACGCCCGTAAAAGAGCCCAACAGTGAAAACGTCGACATCAGCAGCGGAGGTGGAGTCACAGGCTGGAAGAGCAAGTGCTGCAGTTGA